The following proteins are co-located in the Phocoena phocoena chromosome 1, mPhoPho1.1, whole genome shotgun sequence genome:
- the SPATA46 gene encoding spermatogenesis-associated protein 46: MENFSLLSISGPRIASSALSTFPDITSSRATSLPGIAKTVSPTEASGPAQALLPQYQSSALRHGVHNTVLSAGCILGDPPNREKLRRNCTIYRPWFSPYSYFVCKDRESHLETYSFPEVQRDEGRGDSCLPEDTAESICSSSSSPENTCLQEATKKSRHGLDSTDYITSQDILMASKWYPAQQNGFKCAACCRMYPTLHSLKSHIKGGYKEGFSCKVYYRKLKTLWGKEQKGRPGDRLSSGSCQAFK, translated from the exons ATGGAGAACTTCTCACTCCTCAGCATTTCTGGACCTCGAATCGCTTCCTCTGCTCTGAGCACTTTTCCTGATATCACGTCCTCACGTGCCACCAGCTTGCCAG GCATTGCAAAGACCGTGTCTCCTACTGAGGCGTCCGGCCCAGCTCAGGCCCTGCTACCCCAGTACCAAAGCAGCGCTCTCCGGCATGGGGTGCATAACACAGTGCTCTCAGCAG GCTGCATCTTGGGGGACCCCCCAAACAGAGAGAAGCTGAGGAGGAATTGCACCATCTACCGGCCCTGGTTCTCCCCTTACAGCTACTTTGTATGCAAGGACAGAGAGAGCCACCTGGAGACCTACAGCTTCCCAGAGGTGCAGCGGGACGAGGGCAGGGGGGACAGCTGCCTCCCAGAGGACACGGCTGAGAGCATCTGctcgtcctcctcctccccagagaACACCTGCCTCCAAGAGGCCACCAAGAAATCCAGGCACGGCCTGGATTCCACAGACTACATCACATCCCAGGACATCCTAATGGCCTCCAAGTGGTACCCGGCCCAGCAGAACGGCTTCAAGTGTGCGGCCTGCTGCCGTATGTACCCGACGCTGCACTCCCTCAAGAGCCACATCAAGGGGGGCTACAAGGAGGGTTTCAGCTGCAAGGTGTACTACCGCAAGCTCAAAACCCTCTGGGGCAAGGAGCAGAAGGGCCGGCCGGGAGACAGGCTTTCCTCAGGCAGCTGCCAGGCCTTCAAGTAG